Proteins encoded by one window of Elaeis guineensis isolate ETL-2024a chromosome 12, EG11, whole genome shotgun sequence:
- the LOC140852970 gene encoding uncharacterized protein — MARGNAALQKKLAELESEIGRLLDQPSSYINDGVDGKVGVYQTARKISFIKNLLTAEMDSHFGGRPEHLNHMVKRLSILEKTFADWAIPRFSIVDETLVKWVESRDGNGAVNKSSDTSASCSCTESCVVDEEFVEEDNVNQEAKEFGASETGTILSEVSQVAGRERVESKEEGIDDEEEKERNREEEKEGEREAEVTMDEKRREGKQGEMVGESTVEVTEDGEEGGERIQGGKVRESKVEVNEDEEAGEQQQEAEMVEERKVVVKMDAEERDRDCEEKTVEKVKVEATEDKGGWKQEGEMVKERKFEGEEDKGSESKEGAELGKVEKEIERNQERQMVGESIGEVIDDKQEERKEEGEMMGAPMRGRERKQEAEMVGMQKIEVKEDEKGRERKQQPYKAKNCMAMGFAAAAGFAIALIGVAVANIFWMEETVYLVPT, encoded by the coding sequence ATGGCCCGAGGGAACGCCGCATTGCAGAAGAAGCTCGCAGAACTCGAATCAGAGATCGGAAGGCTACTGGATCAACCCTCGTCATACATCAATGACGGCGTCGACGGCAAGGTCGGTGTCTACCAGACTGCTCGAAAGATTTCTTTCATCAAGAATCTCCTTACGGCCGAGATGGATTCCCACTTTGGAGGCAGGCCCGAGCACCTGAACCACATGGTCAAGAGGTTGTCCATCCTGGAGAAGACCTTCGCCGACTGGGCGATCCCAAGGTTCTCCATCGTTGATGAGACCCTTGTCAAGTGGGTGGAATCAAGGGACGGCAATGGGGCTGTCAACAAGAGTTCTGATACGTCTGCCTCGTGCTCATGCACCGAGTCTTGCGTTGTTGATGAAGAGTTTGTAGAGGAAGACAATGTCAACCAAGAAGCTAAAGAATTCGGTGCTTCGGAGACGGGAACCATTCTTTCAGAGGTTTCACAGGTCGCAGGGAGGGAAAGGGTGGAGAGTAAGGAGGAGGGAATTGATGATGAGGAGGAAAAGGAAAGGAatcgagaggaagagaaggaaggggAAAGAGAAGCAGAAGTAACAATGgatgagaagagaagggagggGAAACAAGGAGAGATGGTAGGGGAGAGTACGGTAGAGGTTACTGAGGACGGGGAAGAAGGAGGAGAGAGGATACAAGGAGGGAAGGTAAGGGAGAGCAAAGTAGAGGTAAATGAGGATGAGGAAGCCGGAGAGCAGCAGCAAGAGGCGGAGATGGTAGAGGAAAGAAAAGTAGTGGTAAAAATGGATGCTGAAGAAAGAGACAGGGATTGCGAGGAAAAGACAGTCGAGAAGGTCAAAGTAGAGGCAACAGAAGACAAGGGAGGATGGAAACAAGAGGGAGAGATGGTAAAAGAAAGaaagtttgagggagaagaggatAAAGGAAGTGAGAGCAAAGAAGGTGCAGAGCTGGGAAAAGTTGAGAAGGAAATAGAGAGAAATCAAGAAAGACAGATGGTAGGGGAGAGCATAGGAGAGGTGATTGATGATAAGcaagaagagaggaaagaggaaggagAAATGATGGGGGCCCCAATGAGGGGAAGAGAAAGGAAACAAGAGGCAGAGATGGTAGGGATGCAAAAAATAGAGGTCAAAGAGgatgagaaaggaagagagagaaaacaaCAGCCATATAAGGCCAAGAACTGCATGGCTATGGGGTTTGCAGCAGCAGCAGGATTCGCAATTGCATTGATCGGGGTAGCGGTCGCAAACATCTTCTGGATGGAGGAGACAGTTTACCTTGTCCCGACCTGA
- the LOC105033481 gene encoding vesicle-associated protein 1-3 yields the protein MSTGDFLHIQPAELKLPFELKKQSSCLMQLANKTDQYIAFKVKTTNPKKYCVRPNAAIVLPGSTCVVTVTMQAQNEAPPAMLCKDKFLIQSVIVEHGAMAKDIIPEMFNKAPGKVVEEFKLRVVYIPANPPSPVPEESEEGSSQNPSTFENGAQNLPLFDSVSESHEEPSKEKSSEALALISKLTAEKISAVQQNQKLLQELEFLRKESSKHHGGFSVTFVVLVGLLGVLVGYIIKKK from the exons ATGAGTACCGGAGATTTTCTCCATATCCAGCCGGCAGAGCTAAAACTTCCTT TTGAATTGAAGAAGCAGAGCTCATGCTTGATGCAACTGGCCAACAAAACTGATCAGTATATTGCCTTCAAG GTTAAAACAACCAACCCAAAGAAATATTGTGTTCGCCCCAATGCGGCAATTGTTCTACCTGGATCAACATGTGTTGTCACTG TAACAATGCAAGCTCAGAATGAGGCTCCACCTGCCATGCTATGCAAAGACAAATTCCTCATCCAGAGTGTCATTGTGGAACATGGTGCCATGGCCAAGGATATAATCCCTGAAATG TTTAATAAAGCACCTGGTAAGGTTGTTGAGGAGTTCAAGCTGCGGGTTGTTTACATTCCTGCCAATCCTCCCTCACCTGTCCCTGAAGAATCAGAAGAAGGTTCTTCCCAAAATCCTTCGACATTTGAAAATGGGGCTCAAAACTTACCGTTGTTTGATTCT GTATCAGAATCTCATGAAGAACCGTCCAAGGAGAAGTCTTCAGAG GCACTGGCCCTGATTTCCAAGTTAACTGCGGAGAAAATATCTGCTGTTCAACAAAATCAgaagctcctacaagagctg GAATTTCTAAGAAAAGAAAGCAGCAAGCATCATGGTGGTTTCTCGGTCACGTTTGTGGTGCTGGTGGGTCTCCTTGGTGTCCTTGTTGGTTATATCATAAAGAAGAAATAG